The DNA sequence AGAGTACACCACTTCGCAAGTTTTCTGAAATCCaaacccctgcgataaacgagggactagtgtacacacacacaccaacaatcGGGTCAAATTTGAGTATGTACATCGCTTGCAAAGGCCCGGTTATCAGATGTCTCTGAACCTCTCAAGTATCgtgtggtgtgtttttttcctgaccagtctgctcagaaaatggtgaGGGCtgacaaatgttaaaaaaaaattcatatccAATGGCCAGACATGCATTTGATACCTGCAGTAAGCACacactcagatttttttttttttttttttttaattcttggcgctcacattttttaaaatcggtgtgtgtgtatgagcaATAGAACAGATGTTGTATCACTAGAATTCAGTGCGTTGCTTTCCAAACTCACCACAATGTTGTCTCAAGGACCCCCAAAGCTTGTTCATCACGCACAGCCACGTTTTACAGTTTTTCTGTGTACACGGTGCCCCCCTGTGGAatggagggagaaaaaaatatatatacaactgAGCCTAGTATAACGAGTGAAGACCGCCACTCGAATAGCTTCGTTGAGGTACATTGCGAATAATAATGGTGCGCGTCACGGAAACTGACGAGAGACAAACCTCTTCGTTACTGTTTTCGATCTTTGGTCAGTCCTCATTGGTCGAACTCGTGCCACTTCTTCTGCTCTGATTGGTCGGTGTAGAGCCGAAGGCGGAAGTTGTCGTAGCTGCGATGAGCCATCGAAAGGAGAAGAAAACAATCCGTTTATAAAGCTTTAAAGAAGGATACATCGAGCGTTTCGATCAGTGAGAGTCCAACAAAGGCGGGCGGAATGACTTCAGTGGCTCGCTTTTGGCTTTTGATGACCGTCGCTGTGGCTGGAAGGGCGAAGAACGACGGCGACGACGAGTGGGTTCATCTTCCGGACAATTGTGAAGGTAAGTGAGCAGCGAGCAACCCACAATGCACTTGGGCGGTGACAGAGCCACCTGGAATATGCAATGAAATTAAgcgttggttaaaaaaaaaaataaaaaaataaaaaatgttgttaTTGAATTAAAATAGTTTTCACATTTAATAGTTATCAGATGAGTTTGGTGTTATAATACAGTTTAATTGTCACATCTTCAGTGTGCAAGTTTGTCAGCATCGAGATGAAGTCCGCGTTCGACGAAACGGGGAAGACCAAGGAAGTCATCGACCGCAACTATCGCTTCATTGACAGCAAGGGAGCTCCGCCCATCAAATATGTCAAGTCGTAAGTGGGACTGCGAAAGACTTTGCTGCTACGTGCCTCAAATGACCTCTGGACTCCTGCATGTCCACAGCGACCTGCGCTTCATCGAGGTGCTGGAGAACGTGTGTCACAGGCTGCTCGAGTACAACCTGCACAAAGAGAGAAGCGGCAGCAACCGCTTCGCCAAGGTAACGGGCGAGAACCTCGAAATGAAGGCCTGCCGGTTCATTAGCTCCATCGAGAAGAGTTCGTGTACTTTGGTTGTTTAGGGCATGTCCGAGACCTTCTCCACCCTTCACGGCCTGGTCAATAAAGGAGTCAACGTGGTCATGGACATTCCGTACGAGCTGTGGAACGAGACGTCGGCCGAAGTGTCTGACCTCAAGAAGCGGGTAAATATGTGCCGGAgttgtatatacatacacgttaGGGGAACAAGTGAATGACATTTCAATGGGTACGAAAAAAATGAGGAGCAATACAGATCTTAAATTGGATTTACAAGCTTGGTGAGGCAATAAAACCAACTGGTAAGTCGACGGTGCCGCTGTattttgtgtgtcagtgtgaCGTGTTGGTGGAGCAGTATGAGGACGTGATTGAAGACTGGTACAAAGGTAGCCAGGAAGAAGACTTGACCACTTACCTGTGTGAGAAGCATGTGCTGAAAGGAAAGGACACAGGTGAGACGCACGCAATATGAGGGCAGCTACGTCCCACGGCGACGTCTGACCGCTTTGCGTGATTTGCGCAGCCTGTTTGAAGGAGGAGTGGACACCCAAAAGGAAGGGAGACCAGGCGGCCATtgcagaaaagaagaagaaaagcaaaGCAGTTGACAGCAAGAAGAaagtgaaggaggaggaggaggaggagggagtcCAGCCTCAGGTGTCTCTGTCTGGGACCAAGACTGAGCTGTGACAACTCGAGCCGCAATGCAGGAACACTTGCGTTCCTCTGTACTTTTGTTTTAATGGTAATGctggatgtgtgcgtgtgtgtacaagCTGCTATTTAAAGATGCACGCGTGCGTGTGCATTTCCTAGTGTTTTGTTGTAAAACGTGCTTGATGCTGTGGCATTTGTGTCTTCCAATAAAGTTTTATATGTATAACTATTGACTAGTTCACTCAACTGAGATAGGGAAAAATCTGCAATGTGAAGACATATTTTGTAACTTTCAAACCTCTCAcgctttaaatacatttcaaatacaTGAAGTATTCTTTAGCACCTGTTCTTTGCTAGCGcaattctccaaataagaggcaaaaccTTCTTGCTTTGCTTCACAAtgcttatttgtcactcccagttgaagttaatTGTGAAACCGACACACAAAATAAAGGACAACTACCCAAACCAAATAACTTCAGCTAACAAAAGTCGGCTAGCCTAATGCTAAAAAACCAGCATACATTTTAGGCGGCTTGGCGTTGTTTGACTGATGATCTGGGGTGTTGTAATGTCACCCTTTTGCCTCTGGAGGGAGCCAGAGCTCGCCAAGAATGACCCGGCGGCGTTGTAATGTCACACTGTCACCACTCGAGGGAGCCGGAGTTGCAGAGTTCTGCCCTCCATCTGCCACTTGGGCCTTCAGCGACGAATTGAACTTACTCCACTATCACGTCGCAATGATACAAAGAGATAAAACGCAATAGAACACGTAACTGTGTCACAaacatctggagcagttcacactCAGTCTTTCTCAaaggacattttcaaataaagacTTCAGCCCGAACATTGTGTTTAAATAAAGCAAGCGCCTCCGGGAGTGAGCGCAGGACACGTTTAAGGCGAGCGCAACGTAGACAGACGACGACAAACGACGTCCGCAGCACTCGACGCCGCGTCATCTGTTTGGTTTGCTGGCGACCCCGCAGGTGACCTTGGCAACGGGACCCGCCCGACGAGAGCGTCGCCTCCGTGCATCTTGGATGTCTTCGCTGCACACCCGCCAAAACAGGCCCACTTTGAGCGCTTCGGTTGCGACAGAGCGACGCCACTTTGTAGGAAATCTCAGTGAAACGCTTTCCAAACTCACAAAGAagaattttggaaaacaaacaaacaaacaaaaaaaaaagggcacctCGAGCAGAATTGGCGACATAACGGCCGGCTGACAAACTGAACTGTGGTTTTGCTCAACCGCTAGCAACAACTTGATGCTAACATTATGGAAAACGCCTTTGATGGGCTAACGCTTGGCATCGCTAGTTTTGGGGATATCACCCATATTTGAAACCAAATgctggagcaacacatgtaaacagacaataCAAGTCTCCGTCCCGCATCCACCTCGCCGTCCCGTCAGCCGCTCTGCCCGCGTCTTTGGAACTCACCACCGCTGGCTCGCCCCGACACACTCACGAACCTTCTTCACATCCAAACTCGAGACACATCTATTCCGGACTTACGATTCACTGTAACATTTCCCATGTCGTTGGCCATTTTAATTGtcgttttatgttttgttattttttatcgtATTGACTTCTTTTAGCTACGTTTGTAGAGTGACCTCGAGTGGCTTGAAATGTGCctagaaataaaatgaattatgattattattactggCACCAGCTCACCGCCATTGAATGTTTTTGGCGCAATGGAGCGCAAATACGCTAACGTGCTAATCGCGGAGCTGTGTGGCATTTGGAGCAGAAAGGTGTGACACGCAAGCTTTCACACTGGCGGACATTTGCATCCACGCCTCAGGGCCCGCCACCAATAACAGCTGACCTTTGCACTGCCAAATGACAGCAAGGAGAAATTTGGACGTCGGGGTTTTGCGTCTCCGCCCGCCCTCCGTCCATTTCTCTCACTGTTCTTCTTTTTCGGGATTTGCTGTGTGACAGATTCTGGGGTCCGTGTGCGCTTCTTTTTCGGGATTTTGTGCGGCACGCTCGTGCTTTGCGACACCGCCCAGCAGCCATCGAGTCAAcaacgtttttgttgttgtttatttacagCTTGTGCGCACATGGAGGTTTACTGGGTTTGACGCACGCGTTGTACGACCGGCTTTCATTTTGGGAGGAAATTCCCATCTTAATTTTCCTGATAACGACTCTAATGAAGATTAATGGAGCAAGGTGCCCGTCTTCCCTTTCTTGGCACCATTTTtagtctgtctttttttttttttacatcctcaAATAGTTTAGTTAACCTTCGAGTGTCTCTATTGTACCCAAAGTAGAGCTTGTCTCGGTGAGGCGTTACCATGGTTACCGTGCCACCTTTAAGCATCGGTTTGTCGTCGCGGTCCGCCTTGCCCGCCTCCCGCGCGGTTACTCGCATCCTTCACCTCTCCATCCCTCCTCATTCCCTCCATCGTCTCTCGTCCATCCGCCGTCCATCGCTCGGCTCTTGGGGCTTCCATtagggggaaatggaaaaagtgaCATCAGCTATTTGGTAAAAGGGATGGAGACGGCGAGCGAGAGGAAGGAGGCGGCACCCCTGGGCGAGGAAAGGCCGTGCGTTCACGAGTGCGGAAAGAAAAGAGCAGCAAGTGCGCGTCACCCCGGCGCGGTGGTTGTAATGGTGTATATTTGCGCTCGGTTCACAGCCACACAAACAGGAacccaaagaaaaacaagcgaGCGGCACTTCTATCTACACACATCAACACCTGCTGTACATTTCAAATTCACAAAGAACAGACACCGGCATAAAAAAGCGCGGGTGACCAAGTTACAAAGTGGAGGCCAGGAGCACTTGATGTGCTCACCCGCCGGCCGGAGAGCAAGACAACGAAAAGCGCTACTCGACTCAATCGCCAAACGACTACTTCCTGGTCAGGTGGAGGATATAATACTCTAAAAATCACTTCGtcataaaaaaaggtttttttgtcttttgttttaagaTGTCCTTCAAGGTGATAGAAAACGCTTCATTGAGTCCAAGACGAGGTGTAGGAGTGGGTGCATGTAGGGTCAAACACTTTTCcaatacagaaaacaaaaagaaagaaatgagatCCCCCCCCATACGCcggaacattattattattcttgttctttttttttttttatacagcgtCTCGCTTCAGCGCCTATGAGTCGATTGCCGTCCAATCCGAGTGGGCCAGCCAAAGAGGTGGACACAAGTTCTGCCAAAAGAGGTCATCGCGTTCCGGTCCGCTCGGCCTCCGCGTCCGCGTCCGCGTCCGTCCGTCCCGGCACGCTTCACGCGGGAACAAAAGCCACGGGAAGAGGAATGAATTATTATCACTTGTTTGATGATGATGCGGAGGAGAGGCCATCGTGCGGGACGAAAGTTGCATCCCGCCTGGGGAGGGCGTGGCAGCGGGGGGGCTCCGGCGCTCTAGAACATGATGGTGGTCTTCAGGAAAGCCCGAGATTCTGATTtgaaggcaaaacaaaacaatcaatcagTAAAACATACGCACATGGACAGTATATGTTGCCGTGAGAAGGTAtcggcccccttctcaaattct is a window from the Phycodurus eques isolate BA_2022a chromosome 23, UOR_Pequ_1.1, whole genome shotgun sequence genome containing:
- the cnpy3 gene encoding protein canopy homolog 3, coding for MTSVARFWLLMTVAVAGRAKNDGDDEWVHLPDNCEVCKFVSIEMKSAFDETGKTKEVIDRNYRFIDSKGAPPIKYVKSDLRFIEVLENVCHRLLEYNLHKERSGSNRFAKGMSETFSTLHGLVNKGVNVVMDIPYELWNETSAEVSDLKKRCDVLVEQYEDVIEDWYKGSQEEDLTTYLCEKHVLKGKDTACLKEEWTPKRKGDQAAIAEKKKKSKAVDSKKKVKEEEEEEGVQPQVSLSGTKTEL